The following are from one region of the Paraglaciecola sp. L1A13 genome:
- a CDS encoding NAD-glutamate dehydrogenase, which translates to MTVATHQHSVLLENVVKLIEKKVDKSQVDLVKNFSHILFNNISTDDLDNRSDSDLYGATLSLWNKFLNFDASKPIIRVFNPEVGKHGWQSTHTIIEILVQDMPFLVDSVRMALNRVGVTAHLLLHSPIAIQRDENHKFTGFINGDKKVKNANKETIFLIEVDRQTTKKALDSLANELMSVVNEVSLAVQDWNAMSDKLDVIIKAFPNNPSPATVEQKTQTIKFLSWLNDHNFTIMGYRSYSAKAVEGDYRWLADNESSLGLMKNSVSERERVLSNIPGSAREEALSNHPLLLTKTNSRSRVHRPAYLDYVGIKRFDEKGNVIGEDRFIGLYSASFYNSSATQVPVLQNKIDNICQKSGFDKDSHGHKAFLNIIETYPRDELLQGSEDELAQIALGIFQMQERGISRLFVRKDVFGRFVSCMVYVPRERYNTQLRKDTQVLLQKSFDSQEDVEFTTYFSESVYARTQYIVRVKDNNSEYNVKEIEKNIIELTKSWNDKLTATIRTTYGEAAGKVIEKKYEDAFPPSYKEQNLPSAALVDLEKIELLSAEHTLDMLFYRPQEEALDSEVVKLKLFHKNEPIHLSAVLPMLENFGLRVIEESPYRVKSSDGQMNWIMEFTMLHSTSNRMDLVRAQALFQDAFAKVWSNDLEDDAFNRLVLGAGLPGRTVTILRAYAKYMRQIGSSFSKDYIANTLAHYPDIAKILASLFNQRYNPKVRRSNKREETLLNEVKKHLDNVSNLDDDRIIRRYLDLILATTRTNFYQSDAQGNEKSYASFKMLSELIPDMPLPRPKFEIFVYSPRVEGVHLRGGKVARGGLRWSDRQEDFRTEILGLVKAQQVKNTVIVPVGAKGGFVCKNLPVNQGREAFQKEGQACYKIFIRSLLDITDNIVDGEIVYPRDVVRLDEDDPYLVVAADKGTATFSDIANGISEEFNFWLGDAFASGGSIGYDHKKMGITARGGWESVKRHFREMDVDCQTTDFTCVAIGDMAGDVFGNGMLLSNHTKLICAFNHLHIFFDPTPDVKASYAERKRLFENPSLGWNDYDKSLISSGGDVFSRASKSIKLTPEMKKWLGTKQLTMTPNELIHNILQMEVDLIWNGGIGTYVKSAKESHSQVGDRANDDTRVNGAQVKAKIIGEGGNLGLTQLGRIEFARNGGRVNTDFIDNVGGVDCSDNEVNIKILLNALVNAGDLTLKQRNNLLHEMTDDVGDLVIQDCYRQTESISITQLSGGSQLKEQLRFIHNLEKEGNLNREIEFIPTDDEISDRLAASQGLTRPELSVLIAYGKMMLKERFNTPEITDNPYHRKLLISAFPAVLQKRYAEQMEQHPLRSEIIATKLTNNLINDMGMNFVFRMQEETGANIDEIANAYCVVKGIFSMESLWTEVQDLDNKVSAQTQLSMLESMRRTLRRASRWYLRHGVKSMGIQEAIDNYTSTFADLFKNLKDYLVEDEYQELEANCARLTNAGVPDDIAYKVSSLSNLFPCLDLAQIAKAEGRSIKLVASLYFKLGSRLELHWFLEQINKQTVSNHWQALARASYREELDWQQRALATVLLTGAPKNNDAEMILGTWMEHNQALLERWYSMMSEFKTSSTHEFAKFSVALRELMLLSINANA; encoded by the coding sequence ATGACGGTTGCAACACACCAGCATTCAGTTTTGTTAGAAAACGTAGTCAAACTTATTGAAAAAAAGGTAGATAAGTCACAAGTTGACTTAGTCAAAAACTTTTCTCATATTTTGTTCAATAATATTTCCACAGATGATCTCGATAATCGCAGTGATAGCGATTTATACGGAGCGACGCTCAGCCTGTGGAATAAGTTTTTAAACTTCGATGCCAGTAAGCCAATTATCCGTGTATTTAATCCTGAGGTAGGTAAACATGGTTGGCAATCAACTCATACCATAATAGAAATTTTAGTACAGGATATGCCGTTTTTGGTCGACTCTGTGCGCATGGCGTTAAACCGGGTTGGCGTAACCGCTCATTTATTATTGCACAGCCCAATCGCGATTCAGCGTGATGAAAACCATAAATTTACCGGGTTTATCAATGGCGATAAAAAAGTTAAAAATGCCAATAAGGAAACTATTTTCTTAATTGAGGTTGACCGTCAAACGACTAAGAAAGCTTTAGACAGCTTGGCTAACGAATTGATGTCTGTTGTTAATGAGGTTTCATTGGCTGTACAAGACTGGAACGCAATGAGCGATAAACTCGATGTGATTATTAAAGCGTTTCCAAATAACCCATCGCCAGCCACGGTAGAACAAAAAACACAAACTATTAAGTTTTTGTCTTGGTTAAACGACCATAATTTCACCATTATGGGTTATCGCTCATATAGTGCTAAAGCCGTTGAAGGTGATTATCGTTGGTTAGCGGACAACGAATCGAGTCTGGGATTAATGAAAAACTCTGTGAGCGAGCGCGAACGGGTATTGTCAAATATTCCTGGGTCTGCTCGTGAAGAAGCATTGAGTAATCATCCACTTTTACTCACTAAAACCAATAGTCGTTCACGTGTGCATCGTCCTGCTTACCTTGATTACGTTGGTATCAAACGTTTTGATGAAAAGGGCAATGTGATTGGCGAAGACCGTTTTATTGGACTGTATTCTGCTTCTTTTTATAATAGCAGTGCGACACAAGTGCCGGTCTTGCAAAATAAAATTGATAATATTTGTCAAAAATCAGGTTTCGATAAAGATTCACATGGACACAAAGCGTTCTTGAATATTATTGAAACCTATCCCCGTGATGAATTGTTGCAAGGTAGCGAAGATGAGCTCGCACAAATTGCGTTAGGTATTTTTCAAATGCAAGAGCGCGGAATTTCACGTTTATTTGTGCGCAAAGACGTATTTGGACGTTTTGTTTCATGTATGGTTTATGTTCCTCGGGAGCGTTACAACACTCAATTGCGTAAAGATACGCAGGTGCTGCTACAAAAATCGTTTGATAGCCAAGAAGACGTAGAGTTTACGACTTACTTTTCAGAATCTGTATATGCTAGAACGCAATACATTGTCAGAGTGAAAGACAACAATTCGGAATATAACGTGAAGGAAATTGAAAAGAATATCATCGAGCTGACTAAGAGTTGGAACGATAAATTAACGGCTACCATTCGTACGACTTATGGTGAAGCGGCCGGAAAAGTCATCGAGAAAAAATATGAAGATGCATTTCCTCCGAGTTACAAAGAGCAGAATTTGCCCAGCGCCGCATTGGTCGATTTAGAAAAAATTGAATTACTAAGTGCAGAGCATACTTTAGATATGTTGTTCTACCGACCACAAGAAGAAGCTCTCGACAGTGAAGTCGTTAAGTTAAAGCTATTTCATAAAAATGAGCCTATTCATTTATCTGCCGTGTTGCCCATGTTAGAAAACTTTGGTCTTAGAGTGATCGAAGAAAGTCCGTATCGTGTTAAATCCAGTGATGGTCAGATGAATTGGATCATGGAATTTACCATGTTACACAGCACCAGTAATCGTATGGATTTGGTACGTGCTCAAGCACTTTTCCAAGATGCATTTGCGAAAGTTTGGTCAAATGATTTAGAAGACGACGCTTTTAACCGTTTAGTGCTAGGTGCGGGATTACCCGGCCGAACCGTGACTATTTTACGTGCCTATGCAAAATATATGCGTCAGATCGGAAGCTCGTTCAGTAAAGATTATATTGCCAACACACTTGCCCATTATCCTGACATAGCAAAGATTTTGGCCTCGTTGTTTAATCAACGTTACAATCCAAAAGTGCGCCGTTCGAATAAGCGCGAAGAGACACTGTTAAACGAAGTGAAAAAGCATTTGGATAACGTCTCAAACTTAGATGATGACCGTATCATTAGGCGCTATTTAGATCTTATTCTTGCTACCACTCGGACCAATTTCTATCAAAGCGATGCTCAGGGTAACGAAAAGTCTTATGCCTCATTTAAAATGTTATCTGAGCTTATTCCTGACATGCCTTTGCCGCGTCCCAAATTTGAAATATTTGTTTATTCCCCGCGCGTTGAAGGTGTTCACTTACGTGGTGGCAAAGTGGCGCGAGGTGGATTGCGTTGGTCTGACCGTCAAGAAGATTTCCGTACTGAAATTTTAGGCTTAGTTAAAGCGCAGCAAGTTAAGAATACGGTTATTGTGCCTGTGGGTGCAAAAGGGGGGTTTGTTTGTAAAAACTTGCCTGTTAATCAAGGGCGTGAAGCATTCCAAAAAGAAGGCCAAGCGTGTTATAAAATTTTCATCCGTAGTTTACTTGATATCACCGATAACATCGTCGATGGGGAAATCGTCTATCCTCGAGATGTCGTGCGTCTTGATGAAGATGATCCTTATTTGGTTGTTGCCGCTGATAAAGGAACGGCTACGTTCTCAGATATTGCCAATGGTATATCAGAGGAATTTAATTTCTGGTTGGGTGATGCATTTGCCTCTGGTGGCAGTATTGGTTACGACCATAAGAAAATGGGCATTACCGCACGTGGTGGTTGGGAGTCAGTTAAACGTCATTTCCGGGAGATGGACGTTGATTGTCAAACGACCGATTTCACCTGTGTTGCAATTGGAGATATGGCGGGTGATGTATTTGGCAACGGAATGTTGTTATCGAATCATACCAAGTTGATTTGTGCTTTTAATCATCTACATATTTTCTTTGACCCTACACCAGACGTGAAAGCCAGCTATGCAGAACGTAAACGCTTATTTGAAAACCCTTCGTTAGGTTGGAATGATTATGACAAATCTTTAATTTCGTCCGGTGGTGATGTTTTTAGCCGTGCCTCGAAGTCAATTAAGTTAACCCCTGAAATGAAAAAATGGTTGGGCACTAAACAGCTCACCATGACACCGAATGAACTTATCCATAATATTTTGCAAATGGAAGTCGATTTAATTTGGAACGGCGGCATTGGAACATATGTTAAAAGTGCTAAAGAAAGTCATTCACAAGTAGGTGATCGTGCAAATGACGATACGCGTGTTAATGGTGCTCAAGTAAAAGCCAAAATTATTGGTGAGGGCGGTAATCTAGGACTCACACAATTAGGTCGAATTGAATTTGCTCGCAATGGTGGAAGAGTGAATACCGACTTTATCGATAACGTTGGCGGAGTGGATTGTTCTGATAACGAAGTTAATATTAAAATTTTACTCAATGCCTTGGTTAATGCTGGAGACTTAACTCTCAAACAACGAAATAATCTATTGCACGAGATGACAGACGATGTGGGTGACTTGGTGATCCAAGATTGTTATCGCCAAACAGAATCTATTTCTATTACGCAATTGAGTGGCGGCAGTCAGTTAAAAGAGCAGCTACGTTTTATCCATAATTTGGAAAAAGAAGGAAATTTAAATCGTGAAATTGAATTTATACCCACTGACGATGAGATTTCTGACCGTTTAGCAGCATCGCAAGGGCTTACTCGTCCTGAATTATCTGTGCTTATTGCCTACGGCAAAATGATGTTAAAAGAAAGATTCAATACCCCGGAAATTACTGACAATCCATATCATCGTAAATTATTAATCAGCGCATTCCCAGCTGTATTGCAAAAGCGTTACGCCGAGCAAATGGAACAGCATCCACTTCGTAGCGAGATTATTGCCACTAAGTTGACTAATAATTTAATTAATGACATGGGAATGAATTTTGTTTTTCGCATGCAAGAAGAAACCGGTGCCAACATTGATGAGATAGCCAATGCGTATTGCGTGGTTAAAGGTATATTCTCAATGGAATCGCTATGGACCGAAGTACAAGACTTAGACAATAAAGTGAGTGCACAAACGCAGCTTTCAATGCTTGAAAGTATGCGTCGCACGCTGCGTCGTGCTTCGCGTTGGTATTTGCGTCACGGCGTTAAATCTATGGGCATTCAAGAAGCAATCGACAATTACACGTCTACTTTTGCTGATTTGTTTAAAAACCTTAAAGACTACTTAGTAGAAGATGAGTACCAAGAACTTGAAGCGAATTGCGCACGCTTGACCAATGCAGGTGTGCCGGATGATATTGCTTATAAAGTTTCTAGCCTAAGTAATTTGTTCCCATGTTTAGATTTGGCACAAATCGCCAAAGCGGAAGGACGCAGTATTAAGCTGGTTGCGAGTTTATATTTCAAACTTGGCTCACGTCTTGAACTTCATTGGTTTTTGGAACAAATAAATAAACAGACAGTTTCTAATCATTGGCAAGCATTAGCACGTGCGTCATATCGAGAAGAACTCGATTGGCAACAACGTGCTTTGGCGACAGTATTACTCACTGGCGCGCCTAAAAATAATGATGCAGAAATGATACTTGGCACATGGATGGAACATAATCAGGCTCTATTAGAGCGTTGGTATAGTATGATGTCGGAATTCAAAACCAGTAGTACTCATGAATTTGCGAAGTTTTCAGTCGCATTACGTGAATTAATGTTGCTTAGCATAAACGCTAACGCGTAA
- a CDS encoding RND family transporter encodes MSNIIKFLESLIFRNRIVVLLVFLAATVFLGYQSSQLRLDAGFTKNIPLNHEYMQNYMKHVNDFGGANSILVSVCDTDGDIFNQNFFDTLKDVHDQLFFINGIDRSLVKSLFSSSTRFTEIVEGGFAGGPVIPADFNSSEQRGLDKVSSNIEKAGIVGSLVSDDYQCAMVTAKLLDLDPESGEKLDTLALADQLETQLRGQFETDDISIHIIGFAKMIGDVANGAKDVLVFFAIAIAITAVLVYFFCKSLMLTVLPLLCSIIAVIWQMGLLTLLGFGLDPMSILVPFLVFAIGISHGVQMINSVGKEVTKGSTSFNAAKLAFTTLLIPGGVALLSDTIGFMTLLVIDIGIIRELAITASMGVAVIILTNLLLLPVLMSFVKFSDKYKKKFAGKEDRADRFWDWIAACSSPKVAVVILVVTAVLFGFGWMQAQKMKIGDLHAGAPALHESSRYNQDTFLITDKYEISTDYLSILVEATKDACTSYDVMNAIDELQWRMSNIEGVQSAVSLASVAKIINAGYNEGNAKWRVLPRNQQTLVQDIARVDTSSGLLNGDCSVMPIILFMKDHKAETINRVVEAVKEYRVDFETPELQFKLASGPIGVMAAQNEAVDESQNPMMLYVFGAVILLCLISFKSLRATLAVVIPLYVVSVLAQALMTYLQIGLTVSTLPVIALGVGIGVDYGIYILSTMNHKLKAGMPVRQAYFEALKERGSAVLFTGATLAVGVSTWVFSSLKFQMDMGILLTFMFIVNMMGAIIVLPALASVFWRKQK; translated from the coding sequence ATGAGTAATATAATTAAATTTTTAGAATCCTTGATTTTCAGAAACCGCATTGTTGTTTTGTTGGTATTTTTAGCGGCAACTGTTTTTTTAGGTTATCAGTCGTCACAACTTCGATTAGATGCAGGTTTCACCAAAAATATTCCTCTTAATCATGAGTACATGCAGAATTACATGAAGCATGTAAATGATTTTGGTGGGGCTAACAGTATATTGGTTTCTGTGTGTGATACCGACGGCGATATTTTCAATCAAAACTTTTTTGATACGTTAAAAGATGTTCATGATCAGTTGTTCTTCATTAATGGTATCGACCGTTCATTAGTTAAATCTTTATTTTCATCATCCACACGTTTTACCGAGATTGTAGAAGGCGGCTTTGCCGGCGGACCCGTTATTCCGGCTGATTTTAATTCTTCTGAGCAGCGTGGTTTAGACAAGGTCTCGTCTAATATTGAAAAGGCGGGTATTGTCGGCAGTTTAGTGTCTGATGATTATCAATGTGCCATGGTTACTGCGAAATTACTGGACTTGGATCCCGAGAGTGGCGAGAAACTTGATACGTTAGCTCTAGCTGATCAACTTGAAACTCAACTTCGCGGACAATTTGAAACCGATGATATTAGTATTCATATTATTGGCTTTGCAAAGATGATAGGTGATGTGGCCAATGGTGCTAAAGATGTATTGGTATTCTTTGCTATTGCGATCGCAATTACCGCTGTTTTAGTTTACTTCTTCTGCAAATCTTTGATGCTCACGGTATTACCGTTGTTATGTTCGATCATTGCGGTAATTTGGCAAATGGGCTTATTAACACTACTTGGCTTTGGTCTCGATCCGATGTCAATACTGGTGCCATTCTTAGTGTTTGCCATTGGTATTAGCCATGGTGTTCAGATGATCAATTCAGTCGGTAAAGAAGTTACCAAGGGCAGTACATCCTTTAATGCAGCCAAGTTAGCTTTCACCACTTTATTGATTCCTGGCGGCGTAGCCTTGCTGTCAGACACAATTGGATTTATGACATTATTGGTTATTGATATCGGTATCATTCGTGAACTTGCCATCACTGCGAGTATGGGTGTCGCCGTTATTATTTTAACCAATTTATTGTTATTACCTGTTCTTATGTCTTTTGTTAAGTTCAGTGATAAATACAAGAAAAAGTTTGCCGGTAAAGAGGATCGAGCCGATAGATTTTGGGATTGGATTGCAGCGTGCTCAAGCCCGAAAGTTGCAGTAGTTATTCTGGTCGTTACCGCCGTTCTGTTCGGATTCGGATGGATGCAAGCTCAAAAAATGAAAATCGGTGATTTACATGCTGGTGCTCCCGCGCTTCATGAGTCATCTCGTTACAACCAAGACACGTTTTTAATTACTGACAAGTATGAAATCAGTACGGATTATTTGTCTATTTTGGTTGAGGCGACCAAAGATGCGTGTACCTCTTACGACGTAATGAATGCAATTGATGAACTTCAATGGCGCATGAGTAACATCGAAGGTGTGCAATCTGCGGTAAGTTTAGCGTCGGTGGCAAAAATAATTAACGCGGGTTACAACGAAGGTAATGCTAAGTGGCGTGTTTTGCCCCGAAATCAGCAAACGTTAGTTCAAGATATTGCCCGGGTCGATACCTCTTCTGGTCTATTAAACGGTGACTGTTCTGTGATGCCTATCATCTTGTTTATGAAGGATCACAAGGCAGAGACGATTAATCGCGTGGTGGAAGCGGTAAAAGAGTATCGGGTAGATTTTGAAACACCTGAGCTACAGTTCAAACTTGCGTCAGGGCCTATTGGCGTTATGGCGGCTCAAAATGAGGCCGTTGATGAGTCGCAAAATCCAATGATGTTATACGTGTTTGGGGCGGTGATTTTATTATGCCTTATAAGCTTCAAGTCATTGCGCGCTACATTGGCAGTGGTTATTCCTTTATATGTAGTATCAGTATTAGCACAAGCGCTAATGACGTATCTACAAATTGGCTTAACCGTTTCGACGTTACCGGTTATTGCACTCGGTGTCGGGATTGGTGTGGATTACGGTATTTATATTTTATCGACCATGAATCATAAACTTAAAGCCGGTATGCCTGTACGCCAAGCCTATTTCGAAGCACTTAAAGAGCGAGGTAGTGCGGTGTTGTTTACCGGAGCTACGCTAGCGGTCGGTGTCAGTACTTGGGTGTTTTCATCGCTTAAGTTCCAGATGGACATGGGGATTTTGCTAACCTTTATGTTTATCGTGAACATGATGGGCGCCATTATCGTACTGCCTGCTTTAGCGAGTGTTTTCTGGCGCAAGCAAAAATAA
- a CDS encoding YCF48-related protein, with protein MKLSIASAVIAVLLAPLSTVQAAQSSFQAPLVDQSLLLDITQSGEQLIAVGERGHIIRSTDGQKWQQVVVPSTSTLTGVYFIGQQGWAVGHDLVILHTENNGLEWEVQNFAPEQERPLLDVVFFDKNEGIAIGAYGAFLRTQDGGKTWDSELHAEFVNQDDQDYLNELRLEDEAFYKEELAAILPHLNSVSVSGKHVYLAGEAGLLAVSSDKGHTWQRMDIDYRGSFFNIAKAQSGDLIATGLRGNVFVFNNDEQDWKALDAGSKASMNAVVSVDENRTVLLGNNGAVVTLQGEDVNYEQRSDGQTLVNGVFYNNQIIAVSVDGIKHLQQAR; from the coding sequence ATGAAATTATCCATTGCAAGTGCAGTGATTGCCGTTTTACTTGCACCTTTATCAACTGTTCAAGCCGCTCAGAGCAGCTTTCAAGCCCCATTAGTTGACCAGTCTTTATTACTTGATATTACCCAAAGTGGTGAACAACTTATTGCCGTAGGGGAGCGGGGCCATATTATTCGCTCTACTGACGGGCAAAAATGGCAACAAGTAGTGGTACCTTCAACGTCAACATTAACCGGTGTGTATTTTATAGGCCAACAAGGTTGGGCGGTGGGACACGACTTGGTTATCTTACATACTGAAAATAATGGTCTTGAGTGGGAAGTTCAAAATTTCGCACCAGAGCAAGAGCGGCCATTACTTGATGTAGTATTTTTCGATAAAAATGAAGGTATCGCTATTGGCGCTTATGGGGCTTTTCTTCGCACCCAAGACGGCGGTAAAACGTGGGACAGCGAATTGCACGCAGAGTTTGTAAACCAAGACGATCAAGATTATTTAAATGAACTTCGATTGGAAGATGAAGCATTTTATAAAGAAGAACTTGCTGCAATCTTACCACATTTGAACAGTGTATCCGTTTCAGGTAAGCACGTTTATTTAGCGGGCGAAGCGGGTCTACTGGCCGTGAGTTCTGATAAAGGTCATACATGGCAGCGCATGGACATTGATTATCGCGGCTCTTTTTTTAATATTGCTAAAGCCCAATCCGGTGATTTAATTGCTACTGGGCTTCGCGGTAATGTGTTCGTCTTTAATAATGACGAGCAAGATTGGAAAGCGCTTGATGCAGGCAGCAAGGCATCTATGAATGCCGTTGTTTCTGTTGACGAGAATCGCACCGTTTTACTGGGCAACAATGGCGCAGTGGTTACCCTTCAAGGTGAAGACGTTAACTACGAACAGCGAAGCGACGGGCAGACTCTTGTTAACGGAGTGTTCTACAACAATCAAATAATCGCAGTGTCGGTTGACGGCATTAAACATTTGCAGCAAGCACGGTAG
- a CDS encoding DUF1329 domain-containing protein: MIRKFALIASAMALTFNSGLIQAKVSEAEAAKLGAELTPVGAVKAANADGSIPAWTGGITELPAGYTVGDHHPDPFADDKVLFTITAKNYQEYAEFLSDGQKELFKAYPDTYNMPVYQTRRSASLPQFVYDETAKNAVMAELIQGGNGIQNAAIGIPFPIPQNGVETIWNHILRYRGESVKRYAGQAGPTASGDYNVIGFEEELMQKYSAKDATREKLLEENIISKFKQSVTSPARLAGTALLVHETMDQIREPRQAWTYNTGQRRVRRAPNVAYDAPGTASDGLRTSDDFDMFNGAPDRYNWELKGKKELYVAYNNYHLHSDKVKYEDILQPGHINPDLTRFEKHRVWVVEATLKPEFRHIYQKRVFFIDEDSWQIQVADMYDNRNELYRVGISHGINYYEVPTQWSTLDVYHDLNSRRYLALGLDNEEKMYEFNADLNDREFTPEAMRRAGRR; encoded by the coding sequence ATGATTAGAAAATTTGCTCTCATCGCGTCTGCAATGGCGTTAACATTTAATTCTGGCTTAATTCAAGCCAAGGTATCAGAAGCTGAAGCGGCTAAACTGGGCGCTGAACTTACGCCCGTTGGCGCAGTAAAAGCGGCTAATGCAGACGGAAGTATTCCTGCTTGGACTGGCGGTATTACTGAACTACCAGCAGGCTATACTGTTGGTGATCACCATCCTGATCCGTTTGCGGATGATAAAGTGTTGTTTACCATTACAGCTAAAAATTATCAGGAATATGCGGAATTTTTATCTGATGGTCAAAAAGAGTTATTTAAAGCTTATCCTGACACCTACAATATGCCGGTTTATCAAACTCGTCGCTCTGCGTCATTACCACAATTTGTGTACGATGAAACAGCTAAAAATGCGGTTATGGCTGAGCTAATCCAAGGCGGAAATGGTATTCAAAACGCAGCGATTGGTATTCCATTTCCTATTCCACAAAACGGGGTAGAAACTATTTGGAACCACATTTTACGTTATCGCGGTGAAAGTGTTAAACGCTACGCAGGTCAGGCTGGACCTACTGCATCTGGTGATTACAACGTCATAGGCTTTGAAGAAGAGTTGATGCAGAAGTATTCAGCTAAAGATGCCACACGTGAAAAGCTACTTGAAGAAAACATTATCTCTAAGTTCAAGCAAAGTGTTACCTCTCCAGCGCGTTTAGCAGGTACAGCGTTGTTGGTTCATGAAACAATGGACCAAATACGCGAACCTCGTCAAGCATGGACCTACAATACAGGTCAACGCAGAGTACGCCGGGCACCGAATGTAGCATATGATGCCCCCGGAACAGCGTCTGATGGTTTACGTACATCAGATGATTTTGACATGTTCAATGGTGCACCTGATCGTTATAACTGGGAATTGAAAGGTAAAAAAGAACTGTATGTTGCCTATAACAACTACCATTTACATAGCGACAAAGTGAAGTATGAAGATATTCTTCAGCCTGGTCATATAAATCCAGATTTAACCCGCTTTGAAAAACACCGTGTATGGGTAGTCGAAGCAACGCTTAAGCCTGAATTCCGTCATATCTATCAAAAACGTGTATTTTTCATTGATGAAGATAGCTGGCAAATTCAAGTTGCGGATATGTATGATAACCGCAATGAATTGTATCGAGTAGGTATATCACATGGTATTAATTACTATGAAGTGCCCACACAATGGTCAACGCTAGATGTTTATCATGACTTAAACTCTCGTCGTTACCTTGCGTTAGGTCTCGATAATGAAGAAAAGATGTACGAGTTTAATGCAGATTTAAATGATCGCGAATTTACCCCCGAGGCTATGCGCCGAGCCGGTAGACGCTAA